One genomic region from Ralstonia pickettii DTP0602 encodes:
- a CDS encoding LysR family transcriptional regulator produces the protein MPIDIRALRYFVETARLRSFTQAATSLFVTQSTISKMVKQLEDEVGQPLLIREGKSVRLTDVGRVVYERGQEALGVVHRLTLEVADLSSLGRGQLTVGIPPMVNLFFSPAVSAFRQRYPNLLLTLDEHGGQVVEQLVASGELEVGATVLPGDSGLALETRQFGRYPIWAVGPRKASWARGRTVSLGALRDEPLVMLTDDFSLTRKLRQAFLEARIEPRVVARSGHWDFLASMAAAGLGTTFLPQPLAERLQGQDTLAMARLTEPAVDWTMAHIWSPGRYLSHAARAWLAVCEEMLGEG, from the coding sequence ATGCCCATCGATATCCGCGCCCTGCGCTATTTCGTCGAGACCGCGCGCCTGCGCAGCTTCACCCAGGCCGCCACCTCGCTCTTCGTGACCCAGTCGACCATCAGCAAGATGGTGAAACAGCTGGAGGACGAGGTCGGCCAGCCGCTGCTGATCCGCGAAGGCAAGAGCGTGCGCCTGACCGACGTCGGCCGCGTGGTCTACGAGCGCGGGCAGGAGGCGCTGGGCGTGGTCCACCGGCTGACGCTGGAAGTGGCCGACTTGTCCTCGCTCGGCCGCGGGCAGCTGACGGTGGGGATCCCGCCGATGGTCAACCTGTTTTTCTCGCCCGCGGTCAGCGCGTTCCGACAACGCTATCCCAACCTGTTGCTGACGCTGGACGAGCACGGCGGGCAGGTGGTGGAGCAGCTGGTGGCCAGTGGCGAACTGGAAGTCGGCGCCACCGTGCTGCCCGGCGACAGCGGCCTGGCGCTGGAGACGCGCCAGTTCGGGCGCTACCCGATCTGGGCCGTGGGCCCGCGCAAGGCCAGCTGGGCGCGCGGTCGCACGGTCTCGCTGGGCGCGCTGCGCGACGAGCCGCTGGTCATGCTGACCGACGATTTCTCGCTGACGCGCAAGCTGCGGCAGGCCTTCCTGGAGGCGCGCATCGAACCGCGCGTGGTGGCGCGCAGCGGTCACTGGGATTTCCTCGCCTCGATGGCGGCGGCGGGGCTGGGCACTACCTTCCTGCCGCAACCGCTGGCCGAGCGACTGCAGGGCCAGGACACGCTGGCGATGGCACGCCTGACCGAGCCGGCGGTGGACTGGACGATGGCGCATATCTGGTCGCCAGGACGTTACCTGTCGCACGCGGCGCGGGCCTGGCTGGCGGTTTGCGAGGAGATGCTGGGCGAGGGCTAG
- a CDS encoding membrane protein gives MLSEIDLYGVFVPGVLVLMVLAFAVTTAIRMVLAALGCYRHIWHRSLFNLSLYVIVLGAVAAVFVAVPALPS, from the coding sequence ATGCTCAGTGAAATCGATCTCTACGGCGTCTTCGTGCCCGGTGTGCTGGTACTGATGGTGCTCGCCTTCGCCGTCACCACCGCGATCCGCATGGTGCTGGCGGCGCTGGGCTGCTACCGGCATATCTGGCACCGCTCGCTGTTCAACCTTTCCCTCTATGTGATCGTCCTGGGTGCTGTGGCCGCGGTCTTTGTCGCGGTGCCGGCACTGCCATCATGA
- a CDS encoding acyl-CoA dehydrogenase (K00249: ACADM, acd; acyl-CoA dehydrogenase [EC:1.3.8.7]), with translation MRPVLASVEGSPAEAGAADPAALLAAARTVAELAARHADQVDRDAVFPEQAMAALREQRLLGALVPPEYGGCGASPETIAAICRILGGGCAATGMIYAMHQIQVACVVDHGIGSAWHEDLLRRLAGEQLLLASATSEESIGGALRTSGCAVNADNGALHLLKMAPTISYGAHADGILVTARRHPDAAPSDQVLVCVLKPDYTLECLSGWDTMGMRGTCSNGFRLEARGSVEQVLPVPFGEIAEATMTPFSHIVWAALWTGVAADAVQRAKTLFRGQARARPGVLPPSATRVAEAVATIQLMESRVELALIHYRRHRQGGGMSAAFALAAEMNSVKTSVSTLAIEAVQTALLVCGMAGYKQGTPYSLGRHLRDLWSAPLMINNDRILTNTANLLLAERSS, from the coding sequence ATGAGGCCGGTACTGGCCAGCGTGGAGGGCAGCCCGGCCGAGGCCGGGGCCGCCGATCCCGCCGCGCTGCTGGCCGCGGCACGTACGGTGGCGGAGCTTGCGGCCCGCCATGCCGACCAGGTCGACCGCGACGCGGTCTTCCCCGAACAGGCCATGGCCGCGCTGCGCGAGCAGCGGCTGCTTGGCGCGCTGGTGCCGCCCGAGTACGGCGGCTGCGGTGCCTCGCCGGAAACCATCGCCGCCATCTGCCGGATACTGGGCGGCGGCTGCGCGGCCACCGGCATGATCTACGCGATGCACCAGATCCAGGTGGCGTGCGTGGTCGACCACGGCATCGGCAGCGCCTGGCATGAAGACCTGCTGCGCCGCCTGGCCGGCGAGCAGCTGCTGCTGGCTTCCGCCACCTCTGAAGAAAGCATCGGCGGCGCGCTGCGCACCAGCGGCTGCGCGGTCAATGCCGACAACGGCGCACTGCACCTGCTCAAGATGGCGCCCACGATCTCCTACGGCGCGCATGCCGACGGCATCCTGGTCACCGCGCGCCGCCATCCCGATGCGGCGCCGTCGGACCAGGTGCTGGTCTGCGTGCTCAAGCCCGACTACACGCTGGAGTGTCTGTCCGGCTGGGACACGATGGGCATGCGCGGCACCTGCAGCAACGGCTTCCGGCTGGAGGCGCGCGGCAGCGTCGAACAGGTGCTGCCGGTGCCATTCGGGGAGATTGCCGAAGCCACCATGACGCCGTTCTCGCATATCGTCTGGGCCGCGCTGTGGACCGGCGTGGCCGCCGACGCGGTGCAGCGCGCCAAGACCCTGTTCCGCGGCCAGGCGCGCGCGCGTCCGGGCGTGCTGCCTCCGTCCGCCACACGCGTGGCCGAGGCGGTCGCCACCATCCAGCTGATGGAGAGCCGCGTCGAGCTGGCGCTGATCCACTATCGCCGGCACCGCCAGGGCGGCGGCATGTCGGCGGCGTTCGCGCTGGCGGCGGAAATGAACAGCGTCAAGACCAGCGTGTCGACACTGGCCATCGAGGCCGTGCAGACCGCGCTGCTGGTATGCGGCATGGCCGGCTACAAGCAGGGCACGCCCTACAGCCTCGGCCGCCACCTGCGCGACCTGTGGTCCGCGCCGCTGATGATCAACAACGACCGCATCCTGACCAATACCGCCAACCTGTTGCTGGCGGAACGTTCCTCCTGA
- a CDS encoding IclR family transcriptional regulator: MRVNLEPALSLLLPVMAPSRPKSADANTKAAAAPRPRERRQRVQSAVTGMAVLKGLARLGGRASLTALAAQIDESPAKVHRYLVSLVEEGFVAQEAGTQQYHLGFEALQIGMAAMRQADPIRLAESALVRLRETLEVTCFVAVMGNKGPTIMRFEEPGLPVTVNVRAGSVMSLLWSATGRVFLGLLDENRVQAQAEEELAEASPARLALLDRKDPIGALRRIVQADDCAWVRDINLTGISAVAAPVRDYTGRVCAVLTALGATGGFDPAIDGPIGSAVRREARAVSTALGFAAPGA; the protein is encoded by the coding sequence ATGCGGGTTAACCTTGAACCAGCGCTGTCACTCCTTCTTCCCGTCATGGCCCCGTCCCGCCCCAAATCCGCCGACGCCAACACCAAAGCCGCCGCCGCCCCACGCCCGCGCGAACGCCGCCAGCGCGTGCAGTCGGCGGTCACCGGCATGGCGGTGCTCAAGGGGCTGGCAAGACTGGGCGGCCGCGCCAGCCTGACCGCGCTGGCCGCGCAGATCGACGAAAGCCCGGCCAAGGTCCACCGCTACCTGGTCAGCCTGGTGGAAGAGGGCTTCGTCGCGCAGGAGGCCGGCACCCAGCAGTACCACCTGGGCTTCGAAGCGCTGCAGATCGGCATGGCCGCGATGCGCCAGGCCGACCCGATCCGGCTGGCCGAATCCGCGCTGGTGCGGCTGCGTGAAACGCTGGAAGTCACGTGCTTTGTCGCAGTGATGGGCAACAAGGGGCCGACCATCATGCGCTTCGAGGAACCGGGCTTGCCGGTGACGGTGAACGTGCGCGCCGGGTCGGTGATGTCGCTGCTGTGGTCGGCCACCGGCCGCGTGTTCCTGGGGCTGCTCGACGAGAATCGCGTGCAGGCCCAGGCCGAGGAAGAGCTTGCCGAAGCCAGCCCGGCGCGACTGGCGCTGCTCGATCGCAAGGATCCCATCGGCGCGCTGCGCCGCATCGTGCAGGCCGACGACTGCGCCTGGGTGCGCGACATCAACCTGACCGGTATCAGCGCGGTGGCCGCGCCGGTGCGCGACTACACCGGCCGTGTCTGCGCGGTGCTGACTGCGCTGGGCGCCACCGGTGGATTCGACCCGGCCATCGACGGGCCCATCGGCAGCGCCGTGCGGCGCGAGGCGCGCGCGGTCAGCACGGCGCTGGGGTTCGCGGCGCCGGGCGCCTAG
- a CDS encoding ferredoxin → MANPSPGTARGGCPVDHSAFKAAPNGCPVSHNAAEFDPFGDGYQQDPPEYVRWSREQEPVFYSPKLGYWVVTRYDDIKAIFRDNLTFSPSIALEKITPTGDEANAVLASYGYAMNRTLVNEDEPAHMPRRRALMDPFTPAELAHHEPMVRRLTREYVDRFIDDGRADLVDQMLWEVPLTVALHFLGVPEEDMDLLRQYSIAHTVNTWGRPRPEEQVAVAHAVGNFWQLAGRILDKMREDPAGPGWMQYGLRKQKELPEVVTDSYLHSMMMAGIVAAHETTANASANAIKLLLQHPDAWRELCEDPSLIPNAVEECLRHNGSVAAWRRLVTRDAEVGGIQLPAGSKLLIVTSSANHDERHFADADLFDIRRDNASEQLTFGYGSHQCMGKNLARMEMQVFLEELTRRLPHMRLAAQTFTYVPNTSFRGPEHLLVEWDPAQNPERGNPALLDVRQPVRIGEPSTHTITRTVVVERVTPAAEGVVQLRLAAPDGKPLPRWAPGSHIDVECGDTGLSRQYSLCGDPEDAGALEIAVLRDPDSRGGSAWVHGSVSVGDRLRIRGPRNHFRFDEGCQRAIFIAGGIGITPVSAMARRARALGIDYEFHYCGRSRRAMAMLEALQALHGDRLHVYAGDEGRRADFGSLLAQPDHRTHVYACGPQRMLDALAACCEAWPEDALRVEHFVSKLGTLDASKEQPFTVELKDSGLVMEVPADQTLLTALRGANIDVQSDCEEGLCGSCEVRVLAGQVDHRDVVLTRSEREANRRMMACCSRACGGGRLVLEL, encoded by the coding sequence ATGGCCAATCCCTCCCCCGGTACCGCGCGCGGCGGCTGCCCCGTCGACCATTCCGCCTTCAAGGCGGCGCCCAACGGCTGCCCCGTCAGCCATAACGCGGCGGAATTCGATCCCTTCGGCGACGGCTACCAGCAGGATCCGCCCGAATACGTGCGCTGGTCGCGCGAGCAGGAGCCGGTGTTCTACAGCCCGAAACTGGGCTACTGGGTGGTCACGCGCTACGACGACATCAAGGCGATCTTCCGCGACAACCTCACCTTCAGCCCGTCGATCGCGCTGGAGAAAATCACACCCACCGGCGACGAGGCCAATGCCGTGCTGGCCTCCTACGGCTACGCGATGAACCGAACGCTGGTCAACGAGGACGAGCCCGCGCACATGCCACGCCGGCGCGCGCTGATGGACCCGTTCACGCCCGCGGAACTGGCCCATCACGAGCCGATGGTGCGCCGCCTGACGCGCGAGTACGTCGACCGCTTTATCGACGACGGCCGCGCCGACCTGGTCGACCAGATGCTGTGGGAAGTGCCGCTGACCGTGGCGCTGCACTTCCTGGGCGTGCCGGAAGAGGACATGGACCTGCTGCGCCAGTACTCCATCGCGCATACGGTCAACACCTGGGGCCGGCCCAGGCCCGAGGAACAGGTCGCCGTGGCGCACGCCGTCGGCAACTTCTGGCAGCTGGCCGGCCGCATCCTCGACAAGATGCGCGAGGACCCTGCAGGCCCGGGCTGGATGCAATACGGCCTGCGCAAGCAGAAGGAACTGCCCGAGGTCGTCACGGACTCGTACCTGCATTCGATGATGATGGCCGGCATCGTGGCTGCCCACGAAACCACGGCCAATGCCTCGGCCAACGCGATCAAGCTGCTGCTGCAGCATCCGGATGCCTGGCGCGAGCTCTGCGAGGATCCGTCGCTGATCCCCAACGCCGTGGAGGAATGCCTGCGCCACAACGGCTCGGTGGCGGCGTGGCGCAGGCTGGTGACGCGCGATGCGGAAGTGGGCGGCATCCAACTGCCGGCGGGCAGCAAGCTGTTGATCGTGACCTCGTCGGCCAACCATGACGAGCGGCATTTCGCCGATGCCGACCTGTTCGACATCCGCCGCGACAACGCCAGTGAACAGCTGACCTTCGGCTACGGCTCGCACCAGTGCATGGGCAAGAACCTGGCGCGCATGGAGATGCAGGTCTTCCTGGAAGAACTGACGCGCCGGTTGCCGCATATGCGGCTGGCCGCGCAGACCTTTACCTACGTGCCCAACACCTCGTTCCGCGGTCCGGAGCATCTGCTGGTGGAGTGGGACCCGGCGCAGAACCCTGAGCGCGGCAACCCGGCACTGCTCGACGTGCGCCAGCCGGTGCGCATCGGCGAGCCGTCCACCCACACCATTACCCGCACGGTGGTGGTCGAGCGCGTCACGCCCGCCGCCGAGGGCGTGGTCCAGCTGCGGCTGGCGGCGCCCGACGGCAAGCCGCTGCCGCGCTGGGCGCCGGGCTCGCATATCGACGTGGAGTGTGGCGATACGGGGCTGTCGCGCCAGTATTCGCTGTGCGGCGATCCTGAGGACGCCGGTGCGCTGGAGATCGCCGTGCTGCGCGATCCCGACAGCCGCGGCGGCTCGGCCTGGGTGCACGGCAGCGTCAGCGTGGGCGACCGCCTGCGCATCCGCGGGCCGCGCAACCACTTCCGCTTCGACGAGGGCTGCCAGCGTGCGATCTTTATCGCCGGCGGCATCGGCATCACGCCGGTCAGTGCGATGGCGCGGCGCGCCCGCGCGCTTGGCATCGACTACGAATTCCACTACTGCGGCCGCTCGCGGCGCGCGATGGCGATGCTGGAGGCACTGCAGGCATTGCACGGCGACAGGCTGCATGTGTACGCCGGCGACGAAGGCCGGCGCGCCGACTTCGGCAGCCTGCTGGCGCAGCCGGATCACCGCACGCATGTCTACGCCTGCGGCCCGCAGCGCATGCTCGACGCGCTGGCCGCTTGCTGCGAAGCGTGGCCCGAAGACGCGCTGCGCGTGGAGCACTTCGTGTCGAAGCTCGGCACGCTGGATGCGTCGAAGGAACAGCCTTTTACCGTCGAGTTGAAGGATTCCGGCCTGGTGATGGAAGTGCCGGCCGACCAGACGCTGCTCACCGCGCTGCGCGGCGCCAATATCGACGTGCAGAGCGATTGCGAGGAAGGCCTGTGCGGCTCCTGCGAGGTGCGCGTGCTGGCGGGACAGGTCGACCATCGCGACGTGGTGCTGACGCGCAGCGAGCGCGAGGCCAATCGCCGCATGATGGCGTGCTGCTCGCGCGCCTGCGGCGGAGGTCGGCTGGTGCTGGAGCTCTGA
- a CDS encoding GCN5 family N-acetyltransferase (K03824: yhbS; putative acetyltransferase [EC:2.3.1.-]), which yields MSLHIRPEVPSDADRIAQLTTAAFRAAPHASQTEAFIVNALRCAGQLTVSLVAQDGEVLVGHVAVSPVWVSSGAAGWFGLGPISVAPDRQGQGIGTQLMQAALAELRRLRAAGCVVLGDPGYYGRFGFAARPGLVLEGVPPEYFQALAFNGGYPSGTVRYHDAFNATA from the coding sequence ATGTCCCTGCATATCCGTCCTGAAGTACCGTCTGACGCCGACCGCATCGCGCAACTGACCACTGCCGCCTTCCGCGCGGCACCGCACGCCAGCCAGACCGAGGCGTTTATCGTCAACGCGCTGCGCTGCGCAGGCCAGTTGACGGTATCGCTGGTGGCACAGGATGGCGAAGTGCTGGTGGGGCACGTCGCGGTTTCGCCGGTATGGGTCTCGTCCGGCGCGGCGGGCTGGTTCGGGCTGGGCCCGATCTCGGTGGCGCCTGACCGGCAAGGGCAGGGCATCGGCACGCAACTGATGCAGGCCGCGCTGGCCGAGTTGCGGCGACTGCGTGCGGCCGGCTGCGTGGTGCTGGGCGATCCGGGGTACTACGGGCGCTTCGGCTTTGCGGCCCGGCCCGGGCTGGTGCTGGAAGGCGTGCCGCCCGAATATTTCCAGGCGCTGGCGTTCAATGGTGGCTATCCGAGCGGCACGGTGCGCTATCACGACGCGTTCAACGCCACCGCCTGA
- a CDS encoding ABC transporter substrate-binding protein: MPRPLRKRLTLGALALPMLAAIPAYAADTYPAKPIRWIVPYAAGGGSDFLARTISQGLSTKVGQPVVVDNKPGGNTAIGAAETARSAADGYTVLSADNGTLVFNPVLYKTLSYNPAKDLAPVTLLGRFPMILVVGATSPVKNAKEFIAQAKTTQGGINYGSAGAGSPHHLAMELLKVEAGLPMTHAPYRGAAPALSDVAAGQVAAMMVDYAAGAGFIKGGKVRPLAVANATRLPQLPDVPTFAELGFPRVEAAALVGMVVPASTPPEVVNTLNKDVVAAIREPAVNKRLVDFGVEPVGNTPAQFSELLRTESVRWSKLIRDLKITLDN; this comes from the coding sequence ATGCCCCGCCCCCTGCGCAAGCGCCTCACCCTCGGCGCACTGGCCCTGCCCATGCTGGCAGCCATTCCCGCTTACGCCGCCGACACCTACCCCGCCAAGCCCATCCGCTGGATCGTTCCCTACGCCGCCGGCGGCGGCTCGGACTTCCTGGCGCGCACCATCAGCCAGGGACTGTCGACCAAGGTCGGCCAGCCGGTGGTAGTGGACAACAAGCCGGGCGGCAATACCGCCATCGGCGCGGCGGAGACGGCGCGCTCGGCGGCAGACGGCTATACCGTGCTGTCGGCGGACAACGGCACGCTGGTGTTCAACCCGGTGCTGTACAAGACGCTCTCCTACAACCCGGCCAAGGACCTGGCGCCAGTCACGCTGCTGGGCCGCTTCCCGATGATCCTGGTGGTGGGCGCAACCAGCCCGGTCAAGAACGCGAAGGAATTCATCGCCCAGGCGAAGACCACGCAAGGCGGCATCAACTACGGCTCGGCCGGCGCGGGCAGCCCCCACCACCTGGCGATGGAGCTGCTCAAGGTGGAAGCCGGCCTGCCGATGACGCACGCCCCCTACCGCGGCGCAGCGCCCGCGCTCTCCGACGTGGCCGCCGGCCAGGTGGCGGCGATGATGGTGGACTACGCCGCCGGCGCCGGCTTCATCAAGGGTGGCAAGGTGCGCCCGCTGGCCGTGGCCAACGCCACGCGCCTGCCGCAGTTGCCCGACGTGCCGACCTTTGCCGAACTGGGCTTCCCGCGCGTGGAAGCCGCCGCGCTGGTGGGCATGGTGGTGCCGGCCAGCACGCCGCCGGAGGTGGTCAATACGCTGAACAAGGACGTGGTCGCGGCGATTCGCGAGCCGGCCGTCAACAAGCGGCTGGTGGACTTCGGCGTGGAGCCGGTGGGCAACACGCCGGCGCAGTTCAGCGAGCTGTTGCGCACCGAGTCTGTCCGCTGGAGCAAGCTGATCCGCGACCTGAAGATCACGCTGGACAACTGA
- a CDS encoding transporter, whose amino-acid sequence MRAPNPRHLYPRPMASWPNARQWQFSLKAFAAAMLALYLALALGLPRPYWAMATVYFVSHPLTGATRSKAAYRVAGTVLGAAAAVATVPQLVNMPIVLMAAIALWITALVYLSLLQRTPRSYVFLLAAYTLPIIALPAVSQPAQIFDIAVARIEEIVIGIVCAGLVGSVVFPAKVAPALRARAATWLADAAAWATDILTGSPRADDGRHRLAADILALDQLASQLTYDTGGSHPLRHARALRQRMTMLMPLLSSLETVLQALRSHPQGMPAELDAALSATAAWLGDGAAGPAPSIAGGWPADHDGHPIDWHAGLAATAADQLQRLCTVYAECHALQQGIGDRSARPPQVREDAAPDAAALHHDHGMLLFGAVSSGLAVFCAGLLWIFSGWEDGAGAVAVASIACCFFAAIDEPRRMAGAFLRWSGVCLLVSSGYLFLVVPHARTFEALVAMLALPYLGIGLLIARPGFQLIAMLLSVNTASFANVQSVFDADFLGTFNTCLASAAAMLFAPLWSMAVRPFGARAAAQRLVRASWQDLAQAATLRTDGDARLGARMLDRLGQLVPRLGAAGDPLSSEGFHALQVGYCALALQKALPALQPATRKPVRRVLAAVARHFRARLRTGHAVPVPAGLAASVAEAIAGVAALPGRRHGGTLGALVVLQVTLQPGAPAR is encoded by the coding sequence ATGCGCGCCCCCAACCCTCGTCACCTATACCCCCGCCCCATGGCTAGCTGGCCGAATGCACGACAGTGGCAGTTCTCGCTGAAGGCATTCGCCGCCGCGATGCTGGCGCTCTATCTCGCGCTGGCGCTCGGCCTGCCGCGGCCGTACTGGGCGATGGCGACGGTCTACTTCGTCTCGCACCCGCTCACCGGCGCCACGCGCTCCAAGGCGGCATATCGCGTGGCCGGCACGGTGCTGGGCGCGGCCGCCGCGGTGGCGACCGTGCCGCAGCTGGTCAATATGCCGATCGTGCTGATGGCCGCGATTGCGCTGTGGATCACCGCGCTGGTCTACCTGTCGCTGCTGCAGCGCACGCCGCGCAGCTATGTGTTCCTGCTGGCCGCCTACACACTGCCGATCATCGCGCTGCCGGCGGTCAGCCAGCCGGCGCAGATCTTCGATATCGCCGTGGCGCGGATCGAGGAGATCGTGATCGGCATCGTCTGCGCCGGGCTGGTGGGCTCGGTGGTCTTTCCGGCCAAGGTGGCGCCGGCGCTGCGCGCACGCGCGGCCACGTGGCTGGCCGATGCGGCGGCATGGGCCACCGACATCCTGACCGGCAGCCCGCGCGCGGATGACGGCCGGCACCGGCTGGCCGCCGATATCCTCGCACTCGACCAGCTCGCCAGCCAGCTGACCTACGACACCGGAGGCAGCCACCCGCTGCGCCACGCCCGCGCGCTGCGCCAGCGCATGACCATGCTGATGCCGCTGCTGTCGTCGCTGGAGACCGTGCTGCAGGCGCTGCGCAGTCATCCGCAAGGCATGCCCGCCGAACTTGACGCGGCGCTGTCGGCGACGGCGGCGTGGCTCGGCGATGGGGCGGCCGGGCCCGCGCCGTCGATCGCGGGCGGCTGGCCTGCTGACCATGACGGGCACCCGATCGACTGGCATGCAGGGCTGGCGGCAACCGCCGCCGACCAGCTGCAACGCCTGTGCACCGTGTACGCGGAATGCCACGCGCTGCAGCAAGGCATCGGCGACCGCAGCGCGCGCCCGCCGCAAGTGCGTGAGGATGCCGCCCCGGACGCGGCGGCGCTGCACCATGACCACGGCATGCTGCTGTTCGGCGCCGTCTCCAGTGGGCTAGCGGTGTTCTGCGCGGGGCTGCTGTGGATCTTCTCCGGCTGGGAGGATGGTGCGGGCGCGGTGGCGGTGGCGTCGATCGCATGCTGCTTTTTCGCGGCCATCGACGAGCCGCGCCGCATGGCCGGGGCCTTCCTGCGCTGGAGTGGGGTCTGCCTGCTGGTGTCGTCCGGCTACCTGTTCCTGGTGGTGCCGCATGCACGCACCTTCGAGGCGCTGGTGGCGATGCTGGCGCTGCCCTACCTGGGCATCGGACTGCTGATCGCGCGGCCGGGCTTCCAGTTGATCGCAATGCTGCTGTCGGTCAACACGGCTTCGTTCGCCAATGTGCAATCGGTGTTCGACGCGGATTTCCTCGGCACCTTCAATACCTGCCTGGCCAGCGCCGCGGCGATGCTGTTCGCGCCGCTGTGGTCGATGGCGGTGCGTCCGTTCGGCGCGCGCGCGGCGGCACAGCGGCTGGTGCGCGCCAGCTGGCAAGACCTGGCGCAGGCCGCCACGCTGCGTACCGATGGCGATGCGCGGCTTGGTGCGCGCATGCTCGACCGGCTCGGGCAGTTGGTGCCGCGGCTGGGCGCCGCTGGCGATCCGTTGTCGTCCGAGGGGTTCCATGCCCTGCAAGTCGGCTACTGCGCGCTGGCGCTGCAAAAGGCGCTGCCGGCATTGCAGCCCGCGACGCGCAAGCCGGTGCGGCGGGTGCTGGCTGCCGTGGCGCGGCATTTCCGCGCGCGGCTGCGCACGGGCCATGCGGTCCCAGTGCCGGCCGGGCTGGCGGCATCGGTGGCCGAAGCCATCGCCGGCGTGGCCGCGCTGCCGGGGCGCAGGCATGGCGGCACGCTCGGCGCACTGGTGGTACTGCAGGTCACGCTGCAGCCCGGTGCGCCGGCCCGCTGA
- a CDS encoding hypothetical protein (K00680: E2.3.1.-; [EC:2.3.1.-]), whose protein sequence is MARIAWPPRRPCRPPIARRGRLRNMPLINALRVFSVVIAGAGGFAQEIFEYVEGEARRGGARVAGYIDDDPGKVLDGIALPHLGTTWDFRPQDGQAVIVAIGSVDARREIIGRLTGRGVPVPTYLHGAAIVSDAAAIGPGSIVCPLAIINRGATLGAGVLANVHCSVGHGAGVGEYSVLSPGAILNGDAAVGARCFLGTRATIYPGVRIGDDCVVDSHTGVSTGTGDRKFITSGSQQITVRRIAG, encoded by the coding sequence ATGGCCCGAATCGCATGGCCGCCCCGGCGCCCATGCCGGCCCCCAATTGCCCGCCGCGGGAGGCTCCGAAACATGCCGCTGATCAACGCCCTGCGCGTATTTTCTGTCGTCATCGCCGGCGCGGGCGGATTCGCGCAGGAAATCTTCGAGTACGTCGAAGGTGAGGCCCGCCGGGGCGGCGCGCGTGTCGCCGGCTACATCGACGACGATCCGGGCAAGGTACTCGACGGCATCGCGCTGCCGCACCTCGGCACGACCTGGGACTTCCGGCCGCAAGACGGGCAAGCCGTGATCGTGGCCATCGGCTCGGTCGACGCGCGCCGCGAGATCATCGGCCGGCTCACCGGCAGGGGCGTGCCGGTGCCGACCTACCTGCACGGCGCGGCCATCGTTTCGGACGCGGCCGCGATCGGGCCCGGCAGCATCGTCTGCCCGCTGGCGATCATCAACCGCGGCGCCACCCTGGGGGCGGGCGTGCTGGCCAATGTCCACTGCAGTGTCGGCCATGGCGCCGGCGTGGGGGAGTATTCCGTGCTGTCGCCGGGCGCCATCCTGAACGGCGACGCCGCCGTGGGCGCGCGCTGCTTCCTCGGCACGCGCGCGACCATCTATCCCGGCGTGCGCATCGGCGACGACTGCGTGGTCGACTCGCACACCGGCGTGTCGACCGGCACCGGCGATCGCAAGTTCATTACGTCGGGGTCGCAGCAGATCACCGTGAGAAGGATCGCCGGCTGA